The following is a genomic window from Chthoniobacterales bacterium.
ATCACTTCCAGCGCCTGCGCGGAATCGTCAACGGAACGAGCAACTACATCCTGACGCGCATGGCCGAGAGCGGCATGGACTTCGCCTCCGCGCTGCGCGAAGCCCAGGAGGCCGGTTACGCCGAGGCCGATCCCGCGCTCGACGTCAACGGATGGGACGCCGGCCACAAGGCGATCATTCTGGCCTCGCTCGCCTACGGATTCTGGGTGCCGGCCAAGGACGTGCTCGTCCAAGGCATCGAAAAAATCACGCCCGATGACATGCGCTTCGCCTCGCAGCTCGGTTACACGATCAAGTTGCTCGCGGTGATCGATGCGTGCGCCGACGGATCGGTCGAGGTCAGCGTTCAGCCATCCCTCGTCCCGAACGAGAACATCCTTGCCTCGGTGCGCGGAGTTTTCAATGCGGTCGCCGTCCGCGGCGATGTGGTCGGCGACACGCTTTTTTACGGACGCGGCGCGGGTCAGGATCCGACGGCGAGTTCGGTCATCGGGGATCTGGCCGATGCCGCCCACACCCTCATGTCGCCGCCGTCGAGCTACGGATTCATCCCGCACGGGCTCTACGGCAAGCTGCGTCCCTCGGACGAAACGGTCAGTCCGTTTTATCTGCGGCTCGGCGTGGACGACAAACCCGGCGTGCTGGCGCGCATCGCCGGCGTTCTCGGCGACGCGGGTATCGGGATTTCTTCGGTCATCCAACCGGAAACCCACGACAATGGGCATGCCGCGCTCGTTCTGATGATCCACGACGCACCGCGCGGCCGCATGCTCGCTGCATTGGGCAAGATTCGCGCTCTGGATTGCGTGCACGACGAGCCCGCGCTCTATCGTGTGGAGGCAGCGGGGTGAACGGCTTGCACGACCGCGGAGTGATCAGCCGCTACCGGCAATATCTGCCGGTGACCGAAGAAACGCCTGTCGTTTCGATCAACGAGGGATCGACGCCGCTCATCCACTCGCCGAAGTTGAGCAAACTCGTCGGGCGCGGTGCCGAGGTTTACGTCAAATACGAAGGTTTGAATCCAACCGGATCTTTCAAGGATCGCGGCATGACCATGGCCATTTCGAAGGCCGTTGAGCGCGGTGCGAAAGCGGTGATCTGCGCGTCGACCGGCAACACCTCCGCCGCCGCGGCAGCCTACGCCGCGCGGGCCGACCTCGCATGTGCCGTGCTCCTCCCCGCCGGAAAAATCGCCGCGGGCAAACTTCTCCAGGCGTTCATCTACGGGGCGAAAGTTGTCGCGATCCGCGGCAATTTCGACGACGCGCTGCGCCTCGTGCGTGAACTTGGTGCCGACGGACGTTTCGAGATTGTCAATTCGATCAATCCGTTCCGCATCGAGGGCCAGAAGACCGCATCTTTCGAGATCATCGAGGAACTGGGCGATGCGCCCGACATCCACATCCTTCCGGTCGGAAACGCGGGCAACATCACCGCGTATTGGAAGGGCTACCGCGAGTTCCGCGAACTCGGCAAGGCAACCAAACTCCCGCGCATGACAGGGTTCCAAGCCGCCGGCTCGGCGCCGATTTTCCTCGGTCACGTGGTGGACAAACCGGAGACGATTGCCACCGCCATCCGCATCGGCAATCCGGCCAGTTGGGAAAGTGCCGGCGCGGCCGTGAAAGATTCCGGCGGGTGCATCGACATCGTGACCGACGAACAGATCCTCGCCGCGCAGCGCTGGCTCGCCGCGGAGGAGGGAATCTTCGTCGAACCGGCGAGCGCGGCCTCCGTCGCGGGATTGATGAAATGTTTTTCCAAGGACCGTTGCGCGAACTGCCCGTTCCACCGATATCCGGAAGGCGCGAAGATCGTGCTCACCGTCACCGGCCACGGCCTCAAAGATCCCGAGGCCCCGATGGTCCACGGATTCAAAGCGCTCGAGGCCGATGCCGACATGGATTCGGTAGCCAAGGTTTTGGGAGTCGATTGATCATGGCGCTCATTGTCCAAAAATACGGCGGCACCTCGGTCGGCAATCCCGAGCGCATCAAGAACGTCGCGCGTCGCGTGCTCGAAACGCAAAAAGCCGGAAACAAAGTCGTCGTGGTCGTCTCCGCCATGTCGGGCGTCACCGATTCCCTGATCAAACTGGCCCGCGAAGTTTCGGCGCGGCCGAGCGAGCGGGAAATGGACGTGCTCCTCGCCACCGGGGAGCAGACCACCATCGCGCTGCTGGCCATGGCCCTGCAGGAAATGGGAACGCGCGCCGTCTCGCTCACCGGCGCCCAGGCCGGCATCGTGACCGACGGAGTCCACACCAAGGCGAAAATTTTCAACATCACACCGAAGCAGATCCGGGCGCACCTCGACGGAGGC
Proteins encoded in this region:
- a CDS encoding homoserine dehydrogenase, whose product is MREVGIGLAGFGTVGTGVYLNLGKNRALLRERLGCDLVVRKIAVRDTARKRQVPLPLELVVPDWRNLLDHPSIDVVVELMGGIDEPRKMILESINRGKMVVTANKALLAEHGAEIFALATEKRVPVFYEAAVAGGIPIIKSVKEAFVANHFQRLRGIVNGTSNYILTRMAESGMDFASALREAQEAGYAEADPALDVNGWDAGHKAIILASLAYGFWVPAKDVLVQGIEKITPDDMRFASQLGYTIKLLAVIDACADGSVEVSVQPSLVPNENILASVRGVFNAVAVRGDVVGDTLFYGRGAGQDPTASSVIGDLADAAHTLMSPPSSYGFIPHGLYGKLRPSDETVSPFYLRLGVDDKPGVLARIAGVLGDAGIGISSVIQPETHDNGHAALVLMIHDAPRGRMLAALGKIRALDCVHDEPALYRVEAAG
- a CDS encoding threonine synthase produces the protein MHDRGVISRYRQYLPVTEETPVVSINEGSTPLIHSPKLSKLVGRGAEVYVKYEGLNPTGSFKDRGMTMAISKAVERGAKAVICASTGNTSAAAAAYAARADLACAVLLPAGKIAAGKLLQAFIYGAKVVAIRGNFDDALRLVRELGADGRFEIVNSINPFRIEGQKTASFEIIEELGDAPDIHILPVGNAGNITAYWKGYREFRELGKATKLPRMTGFQAAGSAPIFLGHVVDKPETIATAIRIGNPASWESAGAAVKDSGGCIDIVTDEQILAAQRWLAAEEGIFVEPASAASVAGLMKCFSKDRCANCPFHRYPEGAKIVLTVTGHGLKDPEAPMVHGFKALEADADMDSVAKVLGVD
- a CDS encoding aspartate kinase — translated: MALIVQKYGGTSVGNPERIKNVARRVLETQKAGNKVVVVVSAMSGVTDSLIKLAREVSARPSEREMDVLLATGEQTTIALLAMALQEMGTRAVSLTGAQAGIVTDGVHTKAKIFNITPKQIRAHLDGGAIVIVAGFQGQTSDGEITTLGRGGSDLTAIALAAALKADKCEIYTDVD